The Deinococcus koreensis genome window below encodes:
- a CDS encoding aminoglycoside phosphotransferase family protein, protein MSFAPWLARWNLLPDGGAIHTASSDLLPVVWEGQAAMLKLARLDEEERGHRLMVWWAGRGAARVYAHEGAALLMERLSPEPSLAAWVDEGQDDEASRVLCRAVARLHEPRGEPWPDLVPLRRWFRALEAAAPAGGTLMDCWTVATGLLDDPQDVRPLHGDIHHANVLHSPGLRGDCGWLAIDPKGILGERGYDYANILSNPTQAWALRPGRLARQVRIVSQAAGLERSRLLRWIVAYSGLSAAWHLEDGDEAAAARQIEIAQMAAGELGGS, encoded by the coding sequence ATGAGCTTCGCCCCCTGGCTGGCCCGCTGGAACCTCCTCCCCGACGGCGGGGCCATCCACACCGCGAGCAGCGACCTCCTGCCCGTGGTCTGGGAGGGCCAGGCCGCCATGCTCAAGCTGGCGCGCCTGGACGAAGAGGAGCGCGGCCACCGCCTGATGGTCTGGTGGGCCGGGCGCGGGGCCGCGCGGGTCTATGCCCACGAGGGCGCGGCCCTGCTCATGGAGCGGCTGAGCCCCGAGCCCTCACTCGCGGCGTGGGTGGACGAGGGCCAGGACGACGAGGCGAGCCGGGTGCTGTGCAGGGCCGTCGCCCGCCTGCATGAACCTCGCGGGGAACCCTGGCCCGACCTTGTTCCCCTGCGCCGCTGGTTCCGCGCCCTGGAGGCGGCAGCGCCAGCCGGGGGCACCCTGATGGACTGCTGGACGGTGGCGACCGGGCTGCTGGACGACCCACAGGACGTCCGGCCCCTGCACGGCGACATCCACCACGCCAATGTGCTGCACAGCCCTGGTCTGAGGGGTGATTGCGGCTGGCTGGCCATCGACCCCAAGGGGATTCTCGGGGAGCGCGGCTACGACTACGCGAACATCCTCAGCAACCCGACCCAGGCCTGGGCGCTGCGGCCCGGCCGGCTGGCCCGGCAGGTTCGGATCGTGTCGCAGGCTGCCGGACTGGAGCGCTCGCGCCTGCTGCGCTGGATCGTCGCCTACTCGGGTCTGTCGGCCGCGTGGCATCTGGAGGACGGGGACGAGGCGGCGGCGGCCCGGCAGATCGAGATCGCGCAGATGGCGGCGGGCGAGCTGGGAGGTTCCTGA
- a CDS encoding undecaprenyl-diphosphate phosphatase — MDWVYAIIYGIVEGITEFLPISSTGHLILTGNLLGVPWPKDVKDTFEVVIQGGAILAVLAYYWKEFLLIRHIPTDRVQRHLWTSVVVACIPAVILGLLFGSTIKELLFRPSVVAWALIVGGVLMWVIESRKTVPEVHEIEQISTRKALMIGALQCLALLWPGFSRSASSILGGMVLGLDRPTATKFSFYLGVPTLGGAALLDFIKSREILGQIGLLNVLLGAGVSFVVAYAAIGWLLRFVSTNNFKGFAVYRVVLGVVILALIAAGVLNNSILA, encoded by the coding sequence ATGGACTGGGTCTACGCAATCATCTATGGCATCGTCGAGGGAATCACGGAATTCCTGCCGATCAGCTCGACGGGACACCTGATCCTGACCGGAAACCTGCTGGGTGTGCCCTGGCCCAAGGACGTGAAGGACACCTTCGAGGTCGTCATCCAGGGCGGCGCCATCCTGGCTGTGCTGGCGTACTACTGGAAGGAATTCCTGCTGATCCGCCACATCCCCACAGACCGGGTGCAGCGCCACCTCTGGACGAGTGTGGTCGTGGCCTGTATTCCGGCCGTGATCCTGGGCCTGCTGTTCGGCTCGACCATCAAGGAACTGCTGTTCCGCCCCAGCGTCGTGGCCTGGGCGCTGATCGTGGGCGGGGTGCTGATGTGGGTGATCGAGAGCCGCAAGACGGTGCCCGAGGTGCACGAAATCGAGCAGATCAGCACCCGCAAGGCGCTGATGATCGGCGCGCTGCAGTGCCTGGCGCTGCTCTGGCCCGGCTTCTCGCGCTCGGCCAGCTCGATCCTGGGCGGCATGGTGCTGGGCCTCGACCGCCCGACCGCCACCAAGTTCAGCTTCTACCTGGGCGTGCCCACCCTGGGCGGCGCGGCGCTGCTGGACTTCATCAAGAGCCGTGAGATCCTGGGCCAGATCGGCCTGCTGAACGTGCTGCTGGGCGCGGGCGTGAGCTTCGTGGTGGCCTACGCGGCCATCGGCTGGCTGCTGCGCTTCGTATCCACCAACAACTTCAAGGGCTTCGCGGTCTACCGGGTGGTGCTGGGCGTGGTCATCCTGGCGCTGATCGCGGCGGGCGTGCTGAACAACTCCATCCTGGCCTGA
- a CDS encoding heme-dependent oxidative N-demethylase subunit alpha family protein, translating to MAPPTVYRPFLGGVYAVSAGLFRLGSQPIPWREDGRPETHTFALDDTYARFVASKAAAHHRALHEYAGEANLSPALRHAALSFIARTLADESGGAMSWDGRTFSNALLGWSADLDLRRGSVEQLRRSDAPLGERVADLAPVNALDLLGLCAPEDLALIARGPGGDWLAATHVLSPQHWDPRDKLGRDFVRVHAPVAGSGPMNASAARLVDAVITRGPFVRFAWGVSMGDRLDHHPAAPPDADRAETTRFSPDGAFLRVERQTLTGFPEASGALFTIRPYTYPLREAAQTPDQARALAAALRTMTPDQVEYKGLGPLLDDLLDWLGARAVA from the coding sequence ATGGCCCCGCCGACCGTCTACCGCCCATTCCTGGGGGGCGTGTACGCCGTGTCGGCGGGGCTGTTCCGGCTGGGCAGCCAGCCGATCCCCTGGCGCGAGGACGGCCGGCCCGAAACCCACACCTTCGCGCTGGACGATACCTATGCGCGCTTCGTGGCCAGCAAGGCCGCCGCCCACCACCGCGCCCTGCACGAGTACGCCGGCGAGGCGAACCTGAGCCCGGCGCTGCGGCACGCCGCCCTGTCGTTCATCGCCCGGACGCTGGCCGACGAGAGCGGCGGCGCCATGAGCTGGGACGGCCGCACCTTCTCGAATGCGCTGCTGGGCTGGTCGGCCGACCTGGATCTCCGGCGCGGCAGCGTGGAGCAGCTGCGCCGCTCGGACGCGCCGCTGGGTGAACGGGTAGCCGATCTGGCGCCCGTGAACGCCCTGGATCTGCTGGGCCTGTGCGCCCCGGAGGATCTGGCCCTGATCGCCCGGGGGCCGGGCGGCGACTGGCTGGCCGCCACCCACGTCCTGAGCCCGCAGCACTGGGATCCGCGCGACAAACTGGGGCGCGATTTCGTCCGGGTGCACGCGCCGGTGGCGGGCAGCGGCCCCATGAACGCCAGCGCCGCGCGGCTGGTGGACGCCGTGATCACCCGTGGGCCCTTCGTGCGCTTCGCGTGGGGCGTGTCGATGGGCGACCGTCTGGATCACCACCCCGCCGCGCCGCCCGACGCTGACCGGGCTGAGACGACACGCTTTTCCCCCGACGGCGCCTTCCTGCGCGTGGAGCGCCAGACGCTGACCGGCTTCCCCGAGGCGAGCGGCGCTCTCTTCACCATCCGGCCCTACACGTATCCGCTGCGAGAGGCCGCGCAGACCCCCGATCAGGCACGCGCGCTCGCCGCCGCGCTGCGAACCATGACCCCCGATCAGGTGGAGTACAAGGGTCTGGGGCCGCTGCTCGACGACCTGCTGGACTGGCTGGGTGCCCGGGCCGTGGCCTGA
- a CDS encoding ribonuclease domain-containing protein, whose amino-acid sequence MAVTLRLAFLPALALATGLLAACDVPAKPQSSQPQSSQPVAVQSQRASTAGASSQSPSSRDPDSGLRWMSASDLPREGRATLQAIARGGPFRYAKDGVTFGNRERVLPRQQRGYYREYTVPTPGEGDRGARRIVCGGQRATSTAECYYTSDHYATFRRLRP is encoded by the coding sequence ATGGCCGTGACCCTCCGTCTCGCCTTCCTGCCGGCACTGGCGCTGGCCACCGGCCTGCTCGCGGCCTGCGACGTTCCCGCGAAGCCGCAGTCCAGTCAGCCGCAGTCCAGCCAGCCGGTGGCTGTCCAGAGCCAGCGCGCTTCGACGGCGGGCGCGTCCAGCCAGAGCCCCAGCAGCCGCGATCCGGACAGCGGCCTGCGCTGGATGTCGGCCTCAGACCTGCCGCGCGAGGGACGGGCCACCCTGCAGGCCATCGCGCGGGGCGGGCCCTTCCGCTACGCCAAGGACGGCGTGACCTTCGGCAACCGCGAGCGCGTCCTGCCCCGGCAGCAGCGCGGCTACTACCGCGAGTACACCGTCCCCACGCCCGGCGAGGGCGACCGCGGCGCCCGGCGCATCGTGTGTGGGGGCCAGAGGGCCACCAGCACCGCCGAGTGCTACTACACCAGCGACCACTACGCCACCTTCAGGAGACTCCGCCCGTGA
- a CDS encoding barstar family protein, giving the protein MIQVFDEAPNGLQPAPHDPRMLAAGHQVAVREINFRDVHDKESLMLAFLRGLGLSQTFGRNWDALYDVLTDPESRPAKSAVLLCSYASFRKKHPHLSADLERVMLDAQATAAEAGRSLWLLLEEPDSDTRHW; this is encoded by the coding sequence GTGATCCAGGTGTTCGATGAGGCCCCCAACGGCCTGCAACCCGCCCCACACGATCCCCGGATGCTCGCCGCCGGCCATCAGGTCGCCGTGCGCGAGATCAATTTCAGAGACGTCCACGACAAGGAGTCGCTGATGCTGGCCTTTCTGCGTGGCCTGGGCCTGTCGCAGACCTTCGGGCGCAACTGGGACGCCCTGTACGACGTCCTGACCGACCCCGAGTCCCGGCCCGCCAAGTCGGCCGTGCTGCTCTGCAGTTACGCCTCGTTCCGAAAAAAGCACCCTCACCTCTCGGCCGATCTGGAGAGGGTGATGCTGGACGCCCAGGCCACCGCCGCCGAAGCCGGCCGCAGCCTCTGGCTCCTGCTGGAGGAACCCGACAGCGACACCCGGCACTGGTAG
- a CDS encoding HYR domain-containing protein, producing MKRGKLLLPVLTMLALAGCSQSGTPTATTPASAPTAAGRPNIKPLSAGTGDATVGGTQTATVTLSGCANTTIDRTVRYRITGKQDGTATIKFPKGYIYSGGIWIASPPVNLTNASTYQVFTVAPRPTASDAAQNIDVTLTLTIGSHVTANASADVSVAPADISNTNATGSKLTIATNAYAVIGTSITACAPPVANNTAPELTVPMGMMLEATAASTPVTFAPAPTAFDTEDAALNLPLTISCTPATGSGFAVGTTTVSCSVTDSGKRLNGSADSAGPKTTTLSFPVTVTDTTRPLVTVPANISIEATKPQGADVTFAPATATDLASGALTPTCDKASGATFPVGVTTVTCSATDGAGNTGTGTFTVTVTDTAKPVLATHLDVTAEATSASGALVTFTNPTATDIVDTTPTVSCAPVSGGTFALGSTAVSCTATDDAGNSSSSIFNVIVRDTTAPALAPHGAVTAEATSSAGATVTYTSPAASDAVDATPTVSCTPASGSTFALGAHTVSCTATDDAGNHSSSTFSVTVADSTAPVLAAHANITAEATSAAGAVVTFTNPTATDAVSTPNVSCTPASGSTFALGTNTVTCTATDGGGNEATGSFTITVQDKTPPTLHLPSNLTLEATSPAGAMATFSATASDLVSGNVAVSCEPVSGTTLAVGSTTTVECSATDGGGNKATGSFTIAVVDTTKPVLTLSDDLIREATGPMGAAVTFNTSASDLVSGNVSVSCNKTSGATFALGTTPVTCSATDDAGNTASGSFDVTVQDSTKPDLTLSDNLIKEATGPAGAVVTFSNTATDLVDLTVTVVCTPISGSTFALGTERVDCSATDDAGNKATGSFTVEVRDTTAPHLTVPTNLTEEATGPSGAVVTFITSATDLVDGPVAVSCTPASGGTFVLGDTTVNCSATDDAGNKASGSFKVIVRDTTPPSLSLSGNLSAEATGPGGAYVSFTNTAHDLVDGSVTVTCKLGTTTISSSHTFALGTTTVDCSATDAHGNPASGSFNVVIEDRTAPSLRLPAAISLEGDTLGGRNVSFTPSATDLVDGPVAVSCDKASGSLFPVGTTTVTCLAKDGRTPANSATGSFTVTVQDATNPVLTLPGNLTAEATGPGGAAVNFSTSATDLVSGTVSVSCDKASGATFPLGTTTVTCSATDGAGNKATGSFEVKVQDTTAPVLAAHANVTAFATANGVATVTYTNPTATDAISTPTVSCTPASSSPFSVGTKVVTCTATDAAGNASTSTFNVIVAYNFTGFFQPIDMGNVYNTVKVGSAVPVKFKLGGNQGLSIFAPGFPNATSVNCSTSTLDDIEELSAATVSGLSYDATSGQYNYVWKTSSAFKAGSCYQLNVKFIDGNTQSALFKFK from the coding sequence ATGAAGAGAGGCAAGCTCCTACTCCCCGTTCTCACCATGCTCGCTCTGGCGGGGTGTTCGCAGAGTGGAACGCCCACCGCTACCACACCGGCATCCGCGCCTACAGCAGCAGGGCGCCCGAATATCAAACCCCTTTCTGCTGGCACAGGAGACGCCACGGTTGGTGGTACCCAGACAGCTACGGTCACGCTCAGCGGCTGCGCGAATACGACTATCGACCGCACTGTGCGTTACAGGATCACTGGCAAGCAGGACGGCACCGCTACCATCAAGTTCCCTAAGGGGTACATCTATTCCGGCGGAATCTGGATCGCCTCGCCTCCGGTCAATCTGACAAATGCCAGCACTTACCAGGTCTTCACGGTTGCCCCCCGCCCTACCGCCAGTGACGCGGCCCAGAACATTGATGTTACCCTCACCCTCACGATTGGCAGCCACGTCACCGCAAACGCGTCGGCTGACGTTTCGGTAGCTCCCGCCGACATCTCAAACACCAATGCTACGGGCTCGAAACTGACGATTGCGACCAACGCTTACGCCGTTATCGGCACCAGCATCACCGCTTGCGCCCCTCCAGTCGCTAACAACACTGCGCCGGAACTGACCGTGCCAATGGGAATGATGCTTGAAGCGACGGCTGCTTCTACGCCGGTTACTTTCGCGCCGGCCCCTACCGCCTTCGACACTGAAGACGCTGCTTTGAACCTCCCCCTGACCATCAGCTGCACGCCTGCCACCGGCAGCGGCTTTGCGGTGGGCACCACGACGGTTTCCTGCTCAGTCACGGATTCAGGCAAACGTCTGAACGGCAGCGCCGATTCGGCCGGGCCTAAGACCACCACCCTGAGCTTTCCCGTGACTGTTACCGACACCACGAGACCTCTGGTGACAGTGCCCGCGAACATCAGCATTGAGGCGACCAAGCCACAGGGCGCGGACGTAACCTTTGCCCCAGCCACCGCTACTGATCTGGCCAGCGGCGCTCTGACCCCTACTTGTGACAAGGCTAGCGGTGCCACCTTTCCTGTCGGTGTGACGACTGTCACCTGCTCGGCCACTGACGGCGCTGGTAATACCGGCACCGGCACCTTCACCGTGACGGTCACGGACACCGCCAAGCCCGTTCTAGCCACACACCTGGACGTCACGGCTGAAGCCACGAGCGCATCCGGCGCCCTGGTAACGTTCACCAACCCCACTGCGACTGACATCGTGGACACCACCCCGACGGTCAGCTGCGCCCCTGTCAGCGGCGGCACCTTCGCACTGGGCAGCACGGCCGTCAGCTGCACCGCTACCGATGACGCGGGCAACAGCAGCTCCAGCATCTTCAATGTCATCGTGCGCGACACCACCGCCCCGGCACTGGCCCCGCATGGCGCCGTGACGGCCGAAGCGACCAGCTCGGCCGGCGCCACCGTGACCTACACCAGTCCCGCGGCGAGCGACGCTGTGGACGCCACCCCGACGGTCAGCTGTACGCCCGCCAGCGGAAGCACCTTCGCGCTGGGTGCCCACACGGTGAGCTGCACCGCCACCGACGACGCGGGCAACCACAGCTCCAGCACCTTCAGTGTGACGGTGGCCGACTCCACGGCCCCGGTGCTGGCCGCGCACGCGAACATCACCGCCGAAGCCACCAGTGCTGCTGGCGCCGTTGTCACCTTCACCAACCCCACCGCGACCGACGCCGTGAGCACGCCTAACGTCAGCTGCACTCCGGCCAGCGGCAGCACCTTTGCTTTGGGCACGAACACCGTGACCTGCACGGCGACGGACGGCGGGGGGAACGAAGCCACCGGCAGCTTTACAATTACCGTTCAGGACAAGACGCCGCCCACCTTGCACCTGCCCAGTAACCTGACGCTGGAAGCCACCAGCCCGGCCGGCGCCATGGCGACCTTCTCCGCCACCGCCAGCGATCTCGTCTCCGGCAATGTTGCGGTCAGCTGTGAGCCGGTCAGCGGCACGACCCTGGCTGTGGGCAGCACGACCACCGTGGAATGCTCGGCCACCGACGGCGGTGGCAACAAAGCCACCGGCAGTTTCACGATCGCCGTGGTCGATACCACCAAACCTGTCCTAACCCTCTCGGATGACCTGATCAGGGAAGCCACCGGGCCCATGGGCGCCGCCGTGACCTTCAACACCTCGGCCAGCGACCTCGTGTCTGGAAATGTCAGCGTCAGCTGTAACAAGACCAGTGGCGCCACCTTCGCGCTGGGCACCACCCCCGTCACATGCTCGGCCACGGATGATGCGGGTAACACCGCCAGCGGCAGCTTCGATGTGACCGTGCAGGACTCCACCAAACCAGATCTGACCCTCTCCGACAACCTAATCAAGGAAGCGACTGGGCCTGCGGGCGCTGTCGTGACCTTCAGCAACACCGCAACTGACCTCGTTGATCTCACCGTGACTGTGGTCTGTACCCCGATCAGCGGCAGCACCTTCGCCCTGGGCACGGAGAGGGTCGATTGCTCGGCCACCGACGACGCGGGCAACAAGGCCACGGGCAGCTTCACTGTCGAAGTACGCGACACGACCGCGCCCCATCTAACCGTTCCGACGAACCTGACTGAAGAGGCAACCGGGCCCAGCGGCGCCGTCGTCACATTCATCACTAGCGCCACCGATCTGGTGGACGGCCCGGTCGCGGTGAGCTGTACCCCAGCCAGTGGCGGTACGTTCGTCCTGGGCGACACGACGGTCAACTGCTCAGCTACCGACGACGCAGGCAACAAGGCCTCCGGCAGCTTCAAGGTCATCGTTCGGGACACCACTCCGCCCAGCCTGAGCCTGTCTGGCAACCTGTCCGCAGAGGCCACAGGCCCCGGCGGCGCCTACGTCAGCTTCACCAACACTGCGCATGACCTTGTGGACGGCAGCGTCACAGTGACGTGCAAGCTTGGTACCACGACAATCAGCAGCTCCCACACCTTCGCGCTGGGCACCACCACAGTCGATTGTTCGGCCACCGATGCTCACGGCAACCCTGCCAGCGGCAGCTTTAATGTTGTTATCGAGGACAGAACTGCCCCTTCCCTGCGCCTGCCCGCCGCCATTTCACTGGAAGGCGACACCCTCGGTGGACGGAACGTGAGCTTCACGCCCAGTGCGACAGACCTCGTGGACGGCCCGGTCGCAGTGAGCTGCGACAAGGCCAGTGGAAGCCTCTTCCCCGTCGGCACTACCACCGTCACGTGCTTGGCGAAGGATGGCCGCACACCCGCCAACTCCGCCACGGGCAGCTTCACAGTCACCGTGCAGGACGCCACCAACCCTGTCCTAACCCTCCCGGGCAACCTGACCGCAGAAGCCACGGGCCCTGGTGGCGCCGCTGTCAACTTCAGCACCTCGGCCACAGACCTCGTCTCGGGCACCGTCAGCGTCAGCTGTGACAAGGCCAGCGGCGCCACCTTCCCGCTGGGTACCACCACCGTGACCTGCTCGGCAACGGACGGCGCAGGGAACAAAGCCACCGGCAGCTTCGAAGTCAAGGTGCAGGACACCACCGCGCCTGTCCTGGCCGCGCACGCCAACGTCACCGCCTTCGCCACGGCGAACGGTGTCGCGACCGTGACCTACACCAATCCCACGGCTACGGATGCGATCAGCACCCCGACCGTCTCCTGCACCCCGGCCAGTAGCAGCCCCTTCTCAGTCGGCACCAAGGTCGTGACCTGCACGGCCACCGACGCGGCGGGCAATGCCTCGACGAGCACCTTCAATGTGATCGTGGCCTACAACTTCACCGGCTTCTTCCAGCCCATCGACATGGGCAACGTCTACAACACCGTCAAGGTCGGCAGCGCCGTGCCCGTGAAATTCAAGCTGGGCGGCAACCAGGGCCTGAGTATCTTCGCGCCTGGCTTCCCCAACGCCACATCAGTCAACTGCTCGACCAGCACTCTGGACGACATAGAAGAACTCTCGGCCGCTACTGTATCCGGGCTCAGCTACGACGCCACCTCCGGGCAGTACAACTACGTCTGGAAGACCAGCTCGGCCTTCAAAGCGGGCTCCTGTTACCAGTTGAACGTCAAGTTTATCGACGGCAATACGCAGAGCGCCCTCTTCAAGTTCAAGTAA